A window of Verrucomicrobiota bacterium JB022 contains these coding sequences:
- a CDS encoding methyl-accepting chemotaxis protein — protein sequence MSRKLSVSRKIHGLVLLAVITAAVLGFSSYYGLVRATEVADEQIARLVLQAEQDKVQTLVDAMAFEVSKVLERTPVEERDETTRAMLEPLRFGTDQSGYIFAYRGLTTVAHPLDTDKIGVDRTGELDAAGFPYLDKLYEQVKQGGGTVRYVYEKPGVGVVPKISYAAAVPGFDLWVGGGAYLDNVQAAQDEMLAALEAETHKLQWTALGIAGIITLGGLIPFGIAISRNITRELTRTSEFLSNSSEQVASASNFIAHSSNELAAGSCQQAAAIEETSASLEEISSMAKSNAEHSQSCNRMMQEALASIEDASDRLANLTRSMQEIADANQETQKIIRTIDEIAFQTNLLALNAAVEAARAGESGAGFAVVAEEVRNLANRSAEAARTTTAMIDNGVGRIQKGAQLVEDCNEVFHALSEKATNVAQLLTSVADASVQQSSGVGQVGKAILEMDAVVQKNAAGAQESSSSAQELNALAQELQGAVGQLNEIIRGGGKQAAQRETHPQDETRATPKPEPRPQSSRPRVAAPTKPTSNAYAGKNGSARHDEEELQVGGEEEEISFFRRQ from the coding sequence ATGTCACGTAAGCTTTCAGTTTCCCGCAAAATTCACGGTTTGGTCCTGCTCGCGGTCATTACGGCTGCCGTGCTCGGGTTTTCCAGCTACTACGGCCTTGTCCGCGCCACCGAGGTTGCGGATGAGCAAATCGCCCGACTCGTGTTGCAGGCGGAGCAGGACAAAGTCCAGACGCTGGTCGACGCCATGGCGTTCGAGGTGTCGAAAGTGCTGGAACGCACCCCCGTGGAAGAGCGCGACGAGACGACGCGCGCCATGCTGGAGCCTTTGCGCTTCGGGACCGACCAGAGCGGCTACATTTTTGCCTACCGTGGGCTCACGACCGTCGCTCACCCGCTCGATACCGACAAGATCGGGGTCGACCGCACGGGCGAGCTCGATGCCGCTGGTTTCCCTTATCTGGACAAGCTGTACGAGCAGGTGAAGCAGGGTGGCGGCACCGTGCGCTACGTCTACGAAAAGCCCGGCGTCGGCGTGGTACCCAAGATTTCCTACGCCGCAGCGGTCCCCGGGTTCGACTTGTGGGTGGGCGGCGGTGCCTACCTCGACAACGTGCAGGCAGCCCAGGACGAAATGTTAGCCGCGCTCGAAGCAGAGACGCACAAGCTGCAATGGACCGCGCTCGGCATCGCCGGGATCATCACCCTCGGCGGCCTCATCCCCTTTGGCATCGCGATCAGCCGCAACATCACCCGCGAGCTGACGCGCACGAGCGAGTTCCTCTCCAACAGCTCCGAGCAAGTCGCCTCGGCCTCGAATTTCATCGCCCACTCCAGCAACGAGCTGGCGGCGGGCTCCTGCCAGCAGGCGGCGGCGATTGAAGAGACCTCCGCCTCGCTGGAAGAAATCTCCTCCATGGCCAAGAGCAACGCGGAGCATTCCCAGAGCTGCAACCGCATGATGCAGGAAGCGTTGGCCTCCATCGAGGACGCCAGCGACCGCCTTGCCAACCTCACCCGGAGCATGCAGGAGATCGCCGACGCCAATCAAGAGACGCAAAAGATCATCCGCACGATCGACGAGATCGCCTTCCAGACCAATCTGCTGGCGCTCAACGCGGCAGTGGAAGCGGCCCGCGCGGGCGAATCGGGAGCCGGCTTTGCCGTGGTGGCCGAAGAAGTGCGCAACCTCGCCAACCGCTCCGCCGAAGCGGCCCGCACCACCACGGCGATGATCGACAACGGCGTGGGGCGCATCCAGAAGGGCGCCCAACTGGTCGAAGACTGCAACGAAGTCTTCCACGCCCTGAGCGAAAAAGCCACCAACGTGGCGCAGCTGCTCACGAGTGTAGCCGATGCCTCCGTGCAGCAGTCCTCTGGCGTCGGGCAAGTCGGCAAAGCGATCCTGGAGATGGATGCGGTGGTGCAGAAAAACGCCGCCGGGGCGCAGGAGTCTTCCTCCTCGGCCCAGGAGCTGAACGCGCTCGCGCAAGAGCTGCAGGGCGCCGTCGGCCAGCTCAACGAGATCATCCGCGGCGGCGGAAAGCAGGCCGCGCAGCGCGAAACGCACCCGCAGGACGAAACACGCGCTACGCCCAAGCCGGAGCCGCGCCCCCAGTCGAGCCGGCCCCGCGTGGCCGCGCCCACCAAGCCGACCTCTAACGCCTACGCCGGCAAAAACGGCTCGGCCCGCCACGACGAAGAAGAGCTGCAGGTGGGCGGCGAGGAAGAAGAAATCAGCTTCTTCCGCCGCCAGTAA
- a CDS encoding methyl-accepting chemotaxis protein — MFSTLSAPRKIQLLLGLSTLIALLLAISCHFTLTRMAEVARNDITTLVLEGEKGRIQLAVQTLAADLGTQVAPLETRDAKDAKIRDVLQPIRYEADESGYFFSGRGTQIVALPISPDFVAASAAAPAEDAEEPAAHIVEMNQRVMEEGGGFVEYTYDKPGAGPTPKVTYAMLIPGTDTWLASGVYLDNVQRLQETMLAGLQAEAGRLQWLGNSLSGGLIVVCLLPFGLLISRHITGQLKRTSEQLSINSERVAAASGFIAQSSHDLASGAAEQAAAIEETSASLEEISSMARSNSGHAQSCNGLMQEALTAIGEARTRLNELTKSMEAIAQSNQETQKIIRTIDEIAFQTNLLALNAAVEAARAGESGAGFAVVADEVRNLANRSAEAARSSTVLIETGVGRIDHGTRLVRECNAVFTRLGEKTDRVAEVLTTVAEASVQQSAGVGQVGTAIVEMDSVVQRNAAGAQESSSSAQELHSLAQELKKAVLDLNRIIRGQPGRAKPQPQAAPVAPSRLVEVEEPAGTFVRREGARKPLTSESKRRAIRQEEARIEAER, encoded by the coding sequence ATGTTCTCCACCCTCTCCGCTCCACGTAAGATCCAGCTCCTTCTGGGGCTGTCGACCCTCATCGCCCTGCTGCTCGCCATCTCCTGCCATTTCACCCTCACGCGCATGGCCGAGGTGGCCCGCAACGACATCACCACCCTCGTGCTGGAGGGCGAAAAAGGCCGCATCCAGCTCGCCGTCCAGACGCTGGCGGCAGATCTGGGCACGCAAGTCGCCCCGCTTGAAACCAGGGACGCCAAAGACGCGAAGATCCGCGACGTCCTTCAGCCGATCCGCTACGAGGCCGACGAGAGCGGCTACTTTTTCTCCGGGCGCGGCACGCAGATCGTAGCTTTGCCGATCAGTCCCGACTTTGTCGCGGCCAGCGCCGCTGCGCCTGCCGAAGATGCAGAAGAGCCAGCCGCCCACATCGTGGAGATGAACCAACGCGTGATGGAGGAAGGCGGTGGCTTCGTCGAATACACCTACGACAAGCCCGGTGCCGGTCCCACCCCCAAAGTGACCTACGCCATGCTGATCCCGGGCACCGACACCTGGCTCGCAAGCGGCGTCTACCTCGACAACGTGCAGCGCCTGCAGGAGACGATGCTGGCAGGCCTGCAGGCCGAGGCTGGGCGTCTGCAGTGGCTGGGCAACAGCCTTTCCGGCGGGCTCATCGTCGTCTGCCTGCTGCCGTTTGGTCTGCTCATCAGCCGCCACATCACGGGGCAGCTCAAGCGCACCAGCGAGCAGCTCTCCATCAATTCCGAGCGGGTGGCGGCGGCCTCGGGCTTCATCGCGCAATCGAGCCACGATCTCGCCTCCGGCGCGGCGGAGCAGGCGGCGGCGATCGAAGAGACTTCAGCTTCGTTGGAGGAAATCTCTTCGATGGCGCGCAGCAACTCGGGCCACGCGCAAAGCTGCAACGGCCTGATGCAGGAGGCGCTCACCGCGATTGGCGAGGCCCGCACCCGCCTCAACGAGTTGACCAAGAGCATGGAAGCCATCGCCCAGTCCAACCAGGAAACGCAGAAGATCATCCGCACGATCGACGAGATTGCCTTCCAGACCAACTTGCTCGCCCTCAATGCCGCCGTGGAAGCGGCCCGCGCAGGTGAATCGGGCGCCGGCTTTGCGGTGGTGGCCGATGAGGTGCGCAACCTCGCCAACCGCTCGGCCGAGGCCGCCCGCTCGTCCACCGTACTGATCGAGACCGGGGTGGGCCGTATCGACCATGGCACCCGCCTCGTCCGGGAGTGCAACGCCGTCTTTACCCGTCTGGGCGAGAAGACCGACCGGGTGGCCGAGGTCCTGACCACCGTGGCGGAGGCCTCCGTGCAGCAGTCTGCCGGCGTCGGTCAAGTCGGCACCGCGATTGTGGAAATGGATTCTGTCGTGCAGCGCAATGCGGCGGGCGCACAAGAATCGTCCTCCTCCGCTCAGGAGCTGCACTCGCTGGCCCAGGAGCTGAAGAAGGCCGTGCTCGACCTCAACCGCATCATTCGTGGGCAGCCCGGCCGGGCCAAGCCTCAGCCGCAGGCGGCACCGGTCGCCCCAAGTCGCCTGGTGGAGGTGGAGGAGCCGGCAGGGACGTTCGTCCGCCGCGAGGGCGCGCGCAAGCCGTTGACGAGCGAAAGTAAACGTCGTGCGATCAGGCAGGAGGAAGCTCGGATTGAAGCAGAACGTTAG
- a CDS encoding methyl-accepting chemotaxis protein translates to MLVLLAVVIAVMLAGAGYFALTTATSVSQRLMVERIQEAQKNRLRLMLDSMASSLSAELAKLPASQRDDVIRERLKPIRFEEDGSGYVFAYRETFSVAHPTKKIGGDYAGDIDVNGRLFVQEMNKVAQSGGGFVPYVTEKPGFGPQPKISYVSPIVGTDVWIGTGVYEDNVVAAHAAITNALEAEAFKVQWIAMSAAGIVIFGLFVPLGLLISRNISRQLSQTSDFLFQSSEQVATAAHSIADSSNQLSTGSCQQAAAIEETSASLEEISSMVRSNAEHANECNGLMQETMTSLQDASARLERLTQSMTAIAASNKETQKIIKTIDEIAFQTNLLALNAAVEAARAGEAGAGFAVVAEEVRSLANRSAEAARSTSALIETGVKRIDEGNHLVQDCNEVFLALNRKSGQVAHLLTGVADASQQQSSGVGQVSKAVQEMDSVVQKNAAVAEESSSSAEELSTLAQDLLGSVRRLDQIIRGAKKTGKRQQKGKAAKGQPAKAKPAPAARPKAVVSVLKAPARPLARSTEVPLEQELSFLKRHD, encoded by the coding sequence TTGCTGGTCCTCCTCGCGGTTGTCATTGCCGTGATGCTTGCAGGGGCCGGTTATTTTGCCCTTACCACGGCGACGTCTGTCTCCCAGCGTTTGATGGTCGAACGCATTCAGGAGGCTCAAAAGAACCGCCTGCGCCTGATGCTCGACAGCATGGCTTCTTCGCTTTCGGCGGAGCTGGCAAAACTGCCGGCCTCGCAACGCGATGACGTAATTCGCGAGCGCCTCAAGCCGATCCGTTTTGAAGAAGACGGCAGCGGTTATGTCTTTGCCTACCGCGAGACGTTCAGCGTCGCACATCCGACCAAGAAAATCGGCGGCGACTACGCGGGCGATATCGACGTCAACGGACGGCTCTTTGTGCAGGAGATGAACAAGGTGGCGCAGAGCGGTGGCGGCTTCGTGCCTTACGTCACGGAGAAGCCAGGCTTTGGCCCCCAGCCCAAGATTTCCTACGTCAGCCCGATCGTCGGCACGGATGTGTGGATCGGCACCGGCGTGTATGAAGACAACGTCGTCGCCGCACATGCCGCCATCACGAACGCGCTGGAAGCGGAAGCCTTCAAGGTGCAGTGGATTGCGATGAGCGCCGCCGGGATCGTGATTTTCGGCCTGTTTGTGCCGCTCGGCTTGTTGATCAGCCGCAATATCAGCCGTCAGCTCTCGCAAACGAGCGACTTCCTCTTCCAAAGCTCGGAGCAGGTGGCCACCGCTGCCCATTCGATTGCAGACTCCAGCAACCAACTTTCGACCGGGTCTTGCCAACAGGCAGCCGCGATCGAAGAGACTTCGGCCTCGCTGGAGGAAATCTCCTCCATGGTGCGCAGCAACGCCGAGCACGCCAACGAATGCAACGGCCTGATGCAGGAGACGATGACCTCGCTGCAGGACGCCAGCGCCCGCCTTGAGCGCCTGACCCAGAGCATGACCGCCATCGCCGCCTCCAACAAGGAGACGCAGAAGATCATCAAGACGATCGACGAAATCGCTTTCCAGACCAACCTGCTGGCGCTCAACGCTGCCGTGGAGGCCGCGCGCGCCGGTGAAGCCGGGGCCGGGTTTGCCGTGGTGGCCGAAGAAGTGCGCAGCCTGGCCAACCGCTCGGCCGAAGCCGCCCGCTCCACCTCCGCGTTGATCGAGACCGGCGTCAAGCGCATCGACGAAGGCAACCACCTCGTGCAGGACTGCAACGAAGTCTTCCTTGCCCTCAACCGGAAGTCGGGCCAGGTCGCCCACTTGTTGACCGGCGTGGCCGACGCCTCGCAGCAGCAGTCTTCCGGCGTGGGCCAGGTGAGCAAGGCGGTGCAGGAGATGGACTCGGTGGTGCAAAAGAACGCCGCCGTGGCCGAAGAGTCTTCATCGTCCGCCGAAGAGCTGAGCACGCTCGCGCAAGACCTGCTCGGCTCGGTCCGCCGCCTCGACCAGATCATCCGGGGCGCGAAGAAGACCGGCAAGCGCCAGCAAAAGGGCAAGGCCGCGAAGGGCCAGCCAGCCAAGGCGAAACCGGCCCCCGCCGCCCGCCCCAAGGCCGTCGTCTCGGTGCTCAAAGCCCCCGCGCGCCCGTTGGCCCGCTCGACGGAAGTGCCGCTCGAACAAGAGCTGAGCTTCCTCAAGCGCCACGACTAG
- a CDS encoding methyl-accepting chemotaxis protein encodes MFSKFSASLKIRLLVLLAVAIAMLLLMGGYYGLNEATHVAEREAEEQVNEAQEEKLRVMLHAVAATVAEELQMLAPGQAPDEAIRRMVRPVRFEEDNSGYIFAYRGTITVYHPDREPGSDFTNQRDENGFAYMQELARQAAEGGGFVHYITEKPGFGRVPKVSYACLVPGTDVWISSGVYLDNLQAAREEVLEAIEAEAFKIQWLTAGIGAGLIIFVLLPMAYVISRNITRQLTQTSDFLSHSSDQVATAAHAIAASSNDLSSGACQQAAAIEETSASLEEISSMAKSNAENSQQCNHLMQETMAALEDATTRLEMLTRSMDAIARSNQETQKIIRTIDEIAFQTNLLALNAAVEAARAGEAGAGFAVVAEEVRSLANRSAEAAKSTSALIETGVQRMEEGNTLVKVCNEVFASLTDKSSQVAQLLTGVADASVQQSSGVGQVSKAVQDMDSVVQKNAAGAEESSASAEELSALAAELQQSVAQLDQIVRGAKKSARKATEELPEQEPARQAPAPKPAKTPLRSPSLKVNGAAPLPKKINGSSVLKKANDMSAADFGEVPFDDEEKLTFLKRHE; translated from the coding sequence ATGTTCTCGAAATTTTCCGCCTCCCTCAAGATTCGCCTGCTGGTATTGCTGGCTGTTGCCATCGCCATGCTGCTCCTGATGGGCGGCTACTACGGCCTGAACGAAGCCACCCACGTGGCCGAGCGTGAGGCCGAGGAACAGGTCAACGAAGCGCAGGAAGAAAAGCTGCGGGTGATGCTGCACGCCGTAGCCGCTACCGTGGCGGAAGAGCTGCAGATGCTCGCCCCCGGCCAAGCCCCGGACGAGGCGATCCGCCGCATGGTGCGCCCGGTCCGCTTCGAAGAAGACAATAGCGGCTACATCTTTGCCTACCGCGGCACGATCACGGTCTACCACCCCGACCGCGAGCCGGGTAGCGACTTTACCAACCAGCGCGACGAAAACGGCTTTGCCTACATGCAGGAATTGGCCCGCCAGGCCGCAGAAGGTGGCGGCTTTGTGCACTACATCACGGAAAAGCCGGGCTTTGGCCGCGTGCCCAAAGTGTCCTACGCCTGCCTCGTCCCCGGCACGGATGTATGGATCAGCAGCGGCGTCTACCTCGACAACCTGCAGGCGGCGCGGGAAGAAGTGCTGGAGGCGATCGAAGCCGAAGCCTTCAAGATCCAGTGGTTGACGGCCGGTATCGGCGCGGGGCTCATCATCTTCGTCCTGCTCCCCATGGCCTATGTGATCAGCCGCAACATCACCCGGCAGCTGACGCAGACGAGCGACTTTCTTTCCCACAGCTCCGATCAGGTGGCCACCGCCGCCCATGCGATTGCCGCCAGCAGCAACGACCTGTCTTCCGGTGCCTGCCAACAGGCCGCCGCGATCGAGGAAACCTCGGCCTCGCTGGAAGAAATCTCGTCGATGGCCAAGAGCAACGCCGAGAACTCGCAACAGTGTAACCACTTGATGCAGGAAACGATGGCCGCGCTGGAAGACGCGACAACGCGCCTGGAGATGCTCACGCGCAGCATGGATGCCATCGCCCGTTCCAACCAGGAAACGCAAAAGATCATCCGCACGATCGACGAGATCGCCTTCCAGACCAACCTGCTCGCGCTCAATGCCGCCGTCGAGGCGGCCCGGGCGGGCGAGGCTGGCGCCGGGTTCGCGGTGGTGGCGGAAGAAGTCCGCAGCCTGGCCAACCGCTCGGCCGAGGCGGCCAAATCGACCTCCGCGCTGATCGAGACCGGCGTCCAACGCATGGAAGAGGGCAACACATTGGTCAAGGTGTGTAATGAGGTCTTCGCCAGCCTGACCGACAAGTCGAGCCAAGTCGCCCAGCTCCTCACGGGAGTGGCCGACGCCTCCGTCCAGCAATCCTCCGGCGTAGGGCAGGTGAGCAAGGCCGTGCAGGACATGGATTCGGTGGTGCAGAAGAACGCTGCCGGGGCCGAAGAGTCCTCCGCTTCGGCGGAAGAGCTCAGCGCATTGGCGGCCGAGCTGCAACAGTCCGTCGCCCAGCTCGACCAGATCGTGCGCGGCGCGAAGAAGTCGGCCCGCAAAGCGACTGAAGAGCTGCCGGAGCAGGAGCCTGCCCGGCAGGCCCCCGCCCCCAAGCCGGCCAAGACGCCCCTGCGCAGCCCTTCACTGAAGGTCAACGGTGCGGCGCCTCTGCCCAAGAAGATCAACGGCTCGTCTGTCTTGAAGAAAGCCAATGACATGTCGGCCGCCGACTTCGGCGAAGTGCCCTTCGATGATGAGGAAAAGCTGACCTTCCTCAAGCGCCACGAGTAG
- the nadB gene encoding L-aspartate oxidase yields MSQFQYDVLVVGSGIAGLTFALKMAAAGRKVCILTKKDRAESNTNYAQGGIAAVTSSTDDFELHVQDTLNAGDGMCDESVVRTIVGDAPERIQELIRTGVEFSQLDDGRVSLHREGGHSKRRILHVQDITGKAIEEALLHAIENSPNITMLEHMLAVDLITSRKLALSGYRVPDTLNRIVGLYAYDVKEHRVHTYVAPVVMLSTGGVGQVYLYSTNPSIATGDGIAMAYRAGAEIRNMEFIQFHPTALFTHTEERFLVSEAVRGEGAILRNLDGEAFMVRYDERKDLAPRDIVARAIDSEMKKSGSPHVWLDITHRSEEELRHKFPSIFAACEKHGINMAQHYIPVVPAMHYLCGGVATNMNAETDIAGLYACGEVACTGLHGANRLASNSLLEAVVMAHRGSEAVNRYLETAPAAMDDLPPWVEGDIADSDERVVLTHNWSELKHAMWDYVGIVRTTKRLRRAQRRIKQLKTEIHEYYWNFKVEPALLELRNLIEVADMVISCAMQRQESRGLHFTLDYPRKAPTPVPTVVRRKMG; encoded by the coding sequence ATGTCACAATTTCAGTATGACGTCCTGGTAGTCGGTAGTGGCATTGCCGGCCTCACCTTCGCCCTCAAGATGGCCGCCGCAGGCCGCAAAGTCTGCATCCTCACGAAAAAGGACCGGGCGGAGAGCAACACCAACTATGCACAGGGCGGGATCGCCGCCGTCACCTCGTCGACGGACGACTTCGAGCTGCACGTGCAGGACACGCTGAACGCCGGCGACGGCATGTGCGACGAGTCGGTGGTCCGCACCATTGTGGGCGACGCACCCGAGCGCATCCAGGAGCTGATCCGCACCGGGGTGGAGTTTTCGCAGCTCGACGACGGGCGGGTGAGCCTGCACCGCGAGGGCGGCCACTCCAAGCGCCGGATCCTCCACGTGCAGGACATCACGGGCAAGGCGATCGAAGAGGCCCTGCTGCATGCGATCGAGAATTCGCCCAACATCACGATGCTGGAGCACATGCTGGCGGTCGACCTGATCACCAGTCGCAAGCTGGCCCTTAGCGGCTACCGCGTGCCCGACACGCTCAACCGCATTGTCGGCCTCTACGCCTACGACGTAAAGGAGCACCGCGTGCACACCTACGTAGCGCCGGTGGTGATGTTGAGCACAGGGGGCGTGGGCCAGGTCTACCTCTACTCCACCAACCCGAGCATCGCTACGGGCGACGGCATCGCCATGGCTTACCGGGCCGGGGCGGAGATCCGCAACATGGAGTTTATCCAGTTCCACCCCACCGCACTCTTTACGCACACCGAAGAGCGCTTCCTCGTCAGCGAAGCCGTGCGGGGCGAGGGCGCGATCCTGCGCAACCTCGACGGCGAGGCCTTTATGGTGCGCTACGACGAGCGCAAAGACCTGGCGCCGCGCGATATCGTGGCCCGCGCGATCGACAGCGAGATGAAGAAGAGCGGCTCTCCCCACGTGTGGCTCGACATCACGCACCGCAGCGAAGAAGAGCTGCGCCACAAGTTCCCCAGTATTTTTGCCGCCTGCGAAAAGCACGGCATCAACATGGCGCAGCACTACATCCCGGTGGTGCCCGCCATGCACTACCTCTGCGGCGGCGTCGCCACCAACATGAACGCCGAGACCGACATCGCGGGCCTCTACGCCTGCGGAGAAGTCGCCTGCACTGGCTTGCACGGCGCCAATCGCCTGGCCAGCAACAGCCTGCTTGAGGCCGTGGTGATGGCCCACCGCGGCAGCGAAGCAGTCAACCGCTACCTAGAAACCGCCCCCGCCGCGATGGACGACCTGCCGCCGTGGGTGGAGGGCGACATCGCCGACAGCGACGAACGCGTGGTGCTGACCCACAACTGGAGCGAGTTGAAACACGCCATGTGGGACTATGTGGGCATCGTGCGCACGACCAAGCGCCTCCGCCGTGCGCAGCGCCGCATCAAGCAGCTGAAGACGGAGATCCACGAATACTACTGGAACTTCAAGGTCGAGCCCGCCCTGCTGGAGCTGCGCAACCTGATCGAGGTGGCCGACATGGTGATCAGCTGCGCGATGCAGCGCCAGGAGAGCCGCGGCCTCCACTTCACGCTCGACTACCCGCGCAAGGCGCCCACGCCGGTGCCGACCGTGGTGCGGCGCAAGATGGGCTGA